The genomic region GCTGGCGTACACAATCATCACTTTCTTCTTCTCCGTCGTCACTCCGCGCTCATCTCCTTCTCGGGAGGACTCACAACAGGTCCGTTGCTAATTGTAACTCGAACGGGCGGGAATTGCACACGTCTTCCGCAAGCGTGCCTCCCCGACCTAAGACGGGGGCGGAGAGGCTGCGCCGGGGCCGTCCGGGTCCGCGGCGAGCACGTATCGCTCGAACAGCGACAGCGGGTGCTTCCAGCGGCTGACCTTCGGGTCGGCGGCGAAGACGGCCGCGAGCCGGCGCTCCGGCACGACGAAGACGAGCTGCCCGCCGTGCCCGAGGGCGCAGCGGACCGCCTCGCCCGTCGCCGCGCGGGCGATCCACCAGTGCCCGCCGTATCGGCCGAAGGCGGGCAGCCCTTCCCCGAGCGGCGTGAACGCGAGGCGCACGTAGTCGGGCGGCAGGATGCGCCGCCCTTCCCATACGCCGCCGGTCGCGTGCAGCCAGCCGAGCTTCGCGAGGTCGCGCCCGGTGAGCGCGAGCCCGATATGGCCGACCGTGACGCCCTGCGGGTCGGCTTCCCACGGCGGCGGCGCGATGCCGAGCGGGCCGAAGATCGCTTCCTGCGCGACGTCGGACGCAGGGCGGCCGGTCGCCGCGGTGACCGCGGCCGAGAGCAGATGCGAGTCGACGCTGCGATACACGAAGGCGCCCCGCGTCTCGGGATCGACCGGCAGCCGGAGCGCGAAGCGAACCCAGTGACGCGAGCGGTGCAGCCGCGGCACGAACGCTTCGCCGAGCCGCTTGCCGGTCTTCCAGTGCAGACCGGACGTCATCGCCAGCAGCTGCCGGGTCGTCGTCGCGCGAACGTCCTCGCTCGCCGCGCGAGGCAGCAGCTCCGGGAACAGCGCCTCCAGCGTCGGCGGCTTCTCGCCGCCGTCGTCGCCGAGCGCGCCGGCGCAGGCGGCGACGGCCGCGGTCGCGCTCTTCGTCGCGGAGCGCAGGTCGAGGCGCGTCGAGGCGTCCGCGCCGCCATAGTACCGCTCGAAGACGAGGGCCCCGTCTTTCGCGACGAGGAAGCAGCGCATCTTCGGGAAGCGCTTCTGAATGTCTTCGTCCGCTTGGAGGAGCGGCGCCGGGTCCATGTTCGCCTCCGCCGGCGAGGCGAACGTCCACGTCTTTCCGCCCGCGTCCGGGGCGAACCGCGGGGGCTCCGTCGAGACGTCGTTCCTTGGGGCGTCCATGGATGAGGGCACTCCTTTTTCCTAGAGATGGTAATAGGGTGCCCAAATTTCGAGTGCGCCAAATAAATTAAGGGACATAATTATCTGAATATTGTATTATGTATGTATAGATGCATTACTGCCTGACCTACCTAGCCGCTTACGAACAAAGTAATGTTACGGAGAGGAGCAAGCTTATGGCTGCAAAAGGAAGTAATGAAGTAAAGGATAGTGTGAGAGAACTGGTTCGAATCTATAGGCCTGCCAATCCGCGCAAATTCGTAAAAGACTACGTGAAGAAATACCGCATCCCCGGAGGTTACGAAGACGCTCTTACGCGCCTCGTCGAATTCGAAATGGCGAAGCTGGAAGGATCGGT from Paenibacillus antri harbors:
- a CDS encoding serine hydrolase domain-containing protein — translated: MDAPRNDVSTEPPRFAPDAGGKTWTFASPAEANMDPAPLLQADEDIQKRFPKMRCFLVAKDGALVFERYYGGADASTRLDLRSATKSATAAVAACAGALGDDGGEKPPTLEALFPELLPRAASEDVRATTTRQLLAMTSGLHWKTGKRLGEAFVPRLHRSRHWVRFALRLPVDPETRGAFVYRSVDSHLLSAAVTAATGRPASDVAQEAIFGPLGIAPPPWEADPQGVTVGHIGLALTGRDLAKLGWLHATGGVWEGRRILPPDYVRLAFTPLGEGLPAFGRYGGHWWIARAATGEAVRCALGHGGQLVFVVPERRLAAVFAADPKVSRWKHPLSLFERYVLAADPDGPGAASPPPS